One Perca flavescens isolate YP-PL-M2 unplaced genomic scaffold, PFLA_1.0 EPR50_1.1_unplaced_scaf_19, whole genome shotgun sequence DNA window includes the following coding sequences:
- the LOC114551572 gene encoding integral membrane protein 2B isoform X1, with amino-acid sequence MVKVSFSSALAHKDVKKDAETLIADEDKDAEAAVPVRHQSRAWCWCMCLGLALMLSGVVVGGAYLYRFYVLEVSYHRQQGWDEEEGRYFVCGVNYREEDFMVLDEEEVEVDLPNQFHLRLVEERIRVLEDEQVELINVPVPEFGDGDPADIVHDFQRRLTAYLDLSLNKCYVIPLNTSIVMPPKDLLELLINVKAGTYLPQSYLLHEEMIVTERLEQVDQLGYFIYNLCHGKDTFKLQRRDRILGMQKREALNCHKIRHFENKFVVETLICEP; translated from the exons ATGGTTAAAGTCTCTTTCAGCTCCGCTTTGGCTCATAAAGATGTGAAAAAGGACGCCGAAACTCTCATTGCCGACGAGGACAAA GATGCGGAGGCGGCCGTGCCGGTGCGCCACCAGTCCCGGGCCTGGTGCTGGTGCATGTGTCTGGGTCTGGCCCTCATGCTGTCTGGGGTGGTGGTCGGGGGAGCCTACCTGTACCGATTCTACGTCCTGGAGGTGAGCTACCACCGCCAACAAGGGTGGGACGAAGAG GAGGGCCGGTACTTCGTGTGCGGGGTGAACTACCGCGAGGAAGACTTCATGGTCCTGGACGAAGAAGAG GTGGAGGTGGATCTGCCGAACCAGTTCCACCTGCGCCTGGTGGAGGAGAGGATCCGCGTGCTGGAGGACGAGCAGGTGGAGCTCATCAACGTCCCGGTGCCCGAGTTCGGAGACGGAGACCCCGCTGACATCGTCCACGACTTCCAACGG AGGTTGACCGCCTACCTGGATCTGAGTCTGAACAAGTGCTACGTCATCCCGCTCAACACCTCCATCGTCATGCCTCCCAAGGACCTTTTGGAGCTGCTCATCAACGTCAAG GCCGGCACCTACCTGCCTCAGTCGTACCTGCTCCACGAGGAGATGATCGTGACGGAGCGCCTGGAGCAGGTCGACCAGCTCGGCTACTTCATCTACAACCTCTGCCACGGCAAAGACACCTTCAAGCTGCAGCGCAGAGACAGGATTCTGG GTATGCAGAAGCGTGAAGCTCTGAACTGCCACAAGATCCGTCACTTTGAGAACAAGTTTGTGGTGGAGACTCTGATCTGTGAGCCTTAA
- the LOC114551572 gene encoding integral membrane protein 2B isoform X2: protein MVKVSFSSALAHKDVKKDAETLIADEDKDAEAAVPVRHQSRAWCWCMCLGLALMLSGVVVGGAYLYRFYVLEEGRYFVCGVNYREEDFMVLDEEEVEVDLPNQFHLRLVEERIRVLEDEQVELINVPVPEFGDGDPADIVHDFQRRLTAYLDLSLNKCYVIPLNTSIVMPPKDLLELLINVKAGTYLPQSYLLHEEMIVTERLEQVDQLGYFIYNLCHGKDTFKLQRRDRILGMQKREALNCHKIRHFENKFVVETLICEP from the exons ATGGTTAAAGTCTCTTTCAGCTCCGCTTTGGCTCATAAAGATGTGAAAAAGGACGCCGAAACTCTCATTGCCGACGAGGACAAA GATGCGGAGGCGGCCGTGCCGGTGCGCCACCAGTCCCGGGCCTGGTGCTGGTGCATGTGTCTGGGTCTGGCCCTCATGCTGTCTGGGGTGGTGGTCGGGGGAGCCTACCTGTACCGATTCTACGTCCTGGAG GAGGGCCGGTACTTCGTGTGCGGGGTGAACTACCGCGAGGAAGACTTCATGGTCCTGGACGAAGAAGAG GTGGAGGTGGATCTGCCGAACCAGTTCCACCTGCGCCTGGTGGAGGAGAGGATCCGCGTGCTGGAGGACGAGCAGGTGGAGCTCATCAACGTCCCGGTGCCCGAGTTCGGAGACGGAGACCCCGCTGACATCGTCCACGACTTCCAACGG AGGTTGACCGCCTACCTGGATCTGAGTCTGAACAAGTGCTACGTCATCCCGCTCAACACCTCCATCGTCATGCCTCCCAAGGACCTTTTGGAGCTGCTCATCAACGTCAAG GCCGGCACCTACCTGCCTCAGTCGTACCTGCTCCACGAGGAGATGATCGTGACGGAGCGCCTGGAGCAGGTCGACCAGCTCGGCTACTTCATCTACAACCTCTGCCACGGCAAAGACACCTTCAAGCTGCAGCGCAGAGACAGGATTCTGG GTATGCAGAAGCGTGAAGCTCTGAACTGCCACAAGATCCGTCACTTTGAGAACAAGTTTGTGGTGGAGACTCTGATCTGTGAGCCTTAA